The Setaria italica strain Yugu1 chromosome IX, Setaria_italica_v2.0, whole genome shotgun sequence genome has a window encoding:
- the LOC101766772 gene encoding uncharacterized protein LOC101766772: MSVVILDGSTVRAFVADEAAFARSVDTRFAALDANGDGVLSRAELRRALESFRLLDGDGFGSAEPAPLPAEVAALYDAVFEQFDADHSGAVDRAEFRDEMRRIMLAVAEGLGSQPLQVAVDDEGGSFLLEAAQHEAKAIAAKVDAERKAAAADADAAAAAK; encoded by the coding sequence ATGAGCGTGGTGATCCTGGACGGCTCGACGGTGCGCGCCTTCGTGGCGGACGAGGCGGCCTTCGCGCGCAGCGTGGACACGCGCTTCGCGGCGCTGGACGCCAACGGCGACGGCGTGCTGTCCCgcgccgagctccgccgcgcGCTCGAGTCGTTCCgcctcctcgacggcgacgggttCGGGTCCGCCGAGCCGGCGCCGCTCCCCGCCGAGGTCGCCGCGCTCTACGACGCCGTCTTCGAGCAGTTCGACGCCGACCACAGCGGCGCCGTCGACCGCGCCGAGTTCCGCGACGAGATGCGCCGCATcatgctcgccgtcgccgaggggCTCGGCTCGCAGCCGCTCCaggtcgccgtcgacgacgagggAGGAAGCTTCCTGCTCGAGGCCGCGCAGCACGAGGCCAAGGCCATCGCCGCCAAGGTCGACGCCGAGCGcaaggcggcggccgccgatgctgatgctgccgccgccgccaagtgA